From one Candidatus Methylomirabilis lanthanidiphila genomic stretch:
- a CDS encoding acetyl-CoA synthetase, translating into MVMTKSRGDIPITSLLQERRKFPPPKAFTKRALVDNPSVYKEALQDPVPFWERQAKALHWFKPWKRALQWKAPHAKWFIGGKLNVAYNCLDRHINGPLRTKAALIWEGEPGDTRTFTYWDLYREVNRFAAALKRHGVRKGDRVTIYMPMIPEVAIAMLACARIGAPHSVIFGGFSPEAVRDRILDADSALVITADGGFRRSAVVPLKQNTDIALQACPGVKTVVVVKRTGQAIEMQPGRDIWWSDFIRDAPAGCAPEIMDAEDMLFLLYTSGSTGKPKGIIHTTGGYLTGVVATHKWVFDIQDNDVYWCTADVGWVTGHSYVVYGPLANGATTIMYEGSPDYPDKDRFWRIVEKHGITICYTAPTAIRTFMKWGDEYPKRCDLSSLRLLGSVGEPINPEAWVWYWQVIGGGRCPVVDTWWQTETGHILITPLPGITTLKPGSAARPFPGIDAEVVDENGRPAATGYLVLRQPWPGMLRGIWGDSDRFAREYWSKYKGIYFTGDGASRDKDGDFWLLGRVDDVMNVSGHRVSTAEVESALVDHPGVAEAAVIGRTHEIKGQAVAAFVTIRDGVRPTPELEAEIKAHVVKKIGAFARPDDLILTAELPKTRSGKIMRRLLRDIAEGRALGDTTTLADANVVADLKTKYDEQ; encoded by the coding sequence ATGGTGATGACTAAGAGCCGAGGCGATATCCCTATTACGAGCCTTCTGCAAGAGCGACGAAAGTTCCCGCCACCGAAGGCGTTTACCAAGCGCGCACTGGTCGATAACCCGTCCGTCTACAAAGAGGCGCTACAAGATCCGGTCCCGTTCTGGGAGCGCCAGGCCAAGGCCCTTCACTGGTTCAAACCGTGGAAGCGAGCGCTGCAGTGGAAGGCCCCGCACGCCAAATGGTTTATAGGCGGCAAGCTCAACGTAGCCTACAACTGTCTGGATCGTCATATCAATGGCCCGCTGCGCACTAAGGCCGCCCTCATCTGGGAGGGGGAACCCGGCGACACCCGGACCTTTACCTACTGGGATCTGTATCGCGAGGTCAACCGCTTCGCGGCGGCCCTCAAACGGCACGGTGTCAGGAAAGGCGATCGGGTCACCATCTATATGCCGATGATTCCGGAGGTCGCCATCGCGATGCTGGCGTGCGCGCGCATCGGCGCGCCCCACAGCGTCATCTTCGGCGGCTTCTCGCCGGAGGCGGTCCGGGATCGGATTCTCGACGCCGACTCGGCCCTTGTGATTACGGCCGACGGCGGCTTCCGTCGCAGCGCCGTGGTGCCGCTGAAGCAGAATACCGACATTGCGCTGCAGGCGTGTCCGGGCGTGAAGACGGTGGTGGTGGTCAAGCGGACCGGGCAGGCGATCGAGATGCAGCCGGGCCGGGATATCTGGTGGTCCGATTTCATCAGGGATGCGCCGGCCGGGTGCGCCCCTGAGATCATGGACGCTGAGGACATGCTCTTTCTGCTCTATACCTCCGGGTCGACCGGAAAACCGAAAGGGATCATCCATACGACAGGAGGCTATCTGACCGGAGTAGTTGCCACGCACAAGTGGGTGTTCGATATCCAGGACAACGACGTCTACTGGTGCACCGCCGACGTGGGCTGGGTCACGGGTCATTCCTACGTCGTCTACGGGCCGCTGGCCAACGGGGCCACCACCATCATGTATGAGGGAAGCCCCGACTATCCCGACAAGGATCGCTTCTGGCGCATTGTCGAAAAGCACGGGATCACGATCTGCTACACGGCGCCGACGGCTATCCGTACCTTTATGAAGTGGGGTGACGAGTATCCGAAGCGTTGCGATCTCTCGAGTCTTCGTCTGCTCGGTTCCGTCGGCGAGCCGATCAATCCGGAAGCGTGGGTCTGGTATTGGCAGGTGATCGGGGGCGGCCGATGCCCCGTGGTGGATACCTGGTGGCAGACAGAAACCGGCCACATCCTGATCACGCCGCTTCCGGGGATTACCACGCTCAAGCCCGGCTCGGCTGCCCGCCCCTTCCCGGGGATCGACGCGGAGGTCGTGGATGAGAACGGCAGGCCCGCTGCGACCGGCTACCTCGTACTCCGTCAGCCTTGGCCCGGTATGCTCCGCGGGATCTGGGGCGATTCAGACCGCTTCGCCAGGGAGTACTGGTCGAAGTACAAGGGGATCTACTTCACCGGTGATGGGGCCAGCCGGGACAAGGATGGAGATTTCTGGCTGCTGGGTCGAGTCGATGACGTGATGAACGTCTCCGGACATCGCGTGTCGACGGCGGAGGTCGAGTCGGCCCTCGTGGATCACCCAGGCGTCGCTGAGGCGGCCGTCATCGGCCGAACCCATGAGATCAAGGGGCAGGCCGTCGCCGCCTTCGTGACCATCCGGGACGGCGTCAGGCCCACTCCAGAGCTCGAGGCGGAGATTAAGGCGCATGTCGTCAAGAAGATCGGCGCCTTCGCCAGGCCGGACGACCTGATCCTGACGGCCGAACTGCCCAAAACCCGGAGCGGCAAGATCATGCGTCGCCTGCTTCGTGATATTGCCGAAGGTCGGGCGTTGGGCGATACCACGACACTGGCCGACGCGAATGTCGTGGCCGACCTCAAGACCAAGTACGACGAACAGTAA
- a CDS encoding ribulose-phosphate 3-epimerase, protein MTTYKIAPSILSADFARLGEEIRAVDAAGADYIHVDVMDNHFVPNLTIGPLVVSAIRPHTRKPLDVHLMIEPVDPIIPDFAKSGADIITVHPEATRHLDRTLQLIKSLGCRAGVSLNPASPIAWLDYVLERLDLVLVMSVNPGFGGQSFIDYVLPKITAIRRRIDATGKAIDLEVDGGVKVDNVRRVAEAGADTFVAGSAIFGTPDYVATIGQFRTALNSPRSDC, encoded by the coding sequence GTGACTACGTATAAGATCGCGCCGTCGATTCTATCCGCCGACTTTGCCCGGCTGGGCGAAGAGATTCGCGCTGTGGATGCGGCCGGCGCCGACTACATCCACGTCGATGTGATGGATAATCACTTCGTACCGAATCTCACCATCGGGCCGCTTGTGGTGTCGGCCATCCGACCCCACACCAGAAAGCCGTTGGATGTGCACCTGATGATTGAGCCGGTGGACCCGATTATTCCAGATTTTGCGAAAAGCGGCGCCGACATCATCACCGTCCACCCGGAGGCCACCCGCCATCTGGACCGGACCCTCCAGCTCATCAAGAGCCTCGGCTGTCGTGCGGGCGTCTCCCTGAATCCGGCCAGTCCCATCGCCTGGCTGGACTATGTGCTGGAGCGGCTGGATCTGGTGCTGGTCATGAGCGTGAACCCCGGATTTGGCGGTCAGAGCTTCATCGACTATGTGCTGCCGAAAATCACGGCCATTCGTCGGCGTATCGACGCAACCGGAAAGGCGATCGATCTGGAGGTGGATGGGGGCGTGAAGGTAGACAACGTACGCCGCGTTGCCGAGGCCGGAGCGGATACCTTCGTGGCAGGTTCCGCCATCTTCGGCACTCCGGACTACGTCGCCACCATAGGCCAGTTTCGGACCGCCTTGAATAGTCCGAGAAGTGATTGTTGA
- a CDS encoding LuxR family two component transcriptional regulator produces the protein MRDDGPVSPISVLIADDSALFREELRMALARETAIVVVGAVDGHQAAGVTEALRPDILLLAVSRLGQAALDTLPVIRKQSPNTHVLILSEESDDEFIGNALQLGAKGCVSKTVDYKDLVKALWTIYAGEMWAGRKLLAGILESLRQKTQEINQPFSETQSTLTIREQEIVRWVIRGMTNKQIAAQLEISDKTVKAHLSNIFSKLKINRRLQLALYRIVELTD, from the coding sequence ATGCGAGACGATGGTCCCGTGAGCCCGATATCAGTCCTCATTGCCGACGACTCAGCGCTCTTTCGAGAAGAACTTCGAATGGCGTTGGCTCGAGAGACCGCCATTGTGGTGGTCGGAGCGGTAGATGGCCATCAGGCTGCCGGCGTCACGGAAGCCCTTCGACCCGATATCCTGCTCTTGGCCGTGAGCAGGCTTGGGCAGGCTGCACTCGATACACTCCCTGTGATCCGTAAGCAATCACCTAACACCCATGTGTTGATCCTCTCTGAAGAATCTGACGACGAGTTCATAGGCAACGCCTTACAATTGGGGGCCAAAGGGTGTGTATCGAAAACAGTCGACTATAAGGATCTTGTAAAAGCGCTGTGGACTATTTATGCCGGAGAGATGTGGGCGGGGCGCAAGCTGCTGGCTGGCATATTGGAAAGCTTGCGTCAGAAGACGCAAGAGATAAATCAACCATTCTCAGAGACGCAGAGCACCCTGACAATTCGGGAGCAAGAGATCGTGAGGTGGGTCATCCGGGGTATGACAAACAAGCAAATAGCCGCTCAGCTCGAGATCAGCGACAAGACCGTCAAGGCGCATCTAAGCAATATTTTCAGCAAGTTAAAAATTAACCGACGGTTACAGCTTGCTCTTTACCGGATCGTAGAGCTAACAGATTAA
- a CDS encoding Protein-tyrosine kinase — protein MESDNALVKAKDGNVDLAKPQLWPVRAFPEDKKEPHLRDYWHVLYKHRWIVLTCFLVTVITVATATFVQQSIYKATATLQIDKAEPNILKFDQVSPTADKETDDYYQTQYKLLTSYSLAERIVKLLRLDANPEFSGKGAAGPASPTWTWLVDLVGSVYHQPPAQLSPGETSTTESPVVKSFLKKLEIEPVKNTRLVKISFLSASPELSAQVANAMAEGFIEHSIEQKVGATKYAGDFLAKQIQDVRAKLEGSDELLQKFAKQKQYLVLDEKQEQTTKQLSLLTDALMKARSDRLAKEGLYRQTQGQDFQSIPSVLENALIVDLKKEYYRLQAEYRKLSEKFLPDYPTMIALKSNVEEVKGRLDGEVQRIVDGLRSSYEAAVKTEHLLQVSVDKQKQVALKTNDDSIQYNILKREVDINRELYAGLLQRMKETAVSAGLDSTNIQVTDRAKIPLWPDRPKKLLNLTLGIVLGLSLGIGLAFFADYLDNTVNKIEEVESTFALPILGAVPALASVERRKRLKGTTNGQAIESFELVMHHDQSSLVSEAIRNIRTSLLFSLPDNPPKLLLVTSAEPGDGKTSVSINLSIALSQLGGDVLLIDADMRYPDCHRLLEQDRAPGLSNFLVGDAELSAAIKPTTIPNLYLLPAGQSPLNPAELLGSERMKAAVDLLCQQFKHVIIDSPPVLGFTDSVLLSTFADGTLLVIRAGKTVRDAAQRAVRTLDAVNAKILGVVLNNLEIHGNGYSYYRDYHDYYHRKSERRDSVMSHRDS, from the coding sequence ATGGAATCTGATAATGCGCTTGTAAAAGCCAAGGACGGCAATGTAGATCTGGCGAAACCGCAGCTATGGCCTGTCAGGGCGTTTCCTGAGGATAAGAAAGAGCCGCACCTCAGAGATTACTGGCACGTGCTCTATAAGCATCGCTGGATCGTGCTGACCTGTTTCCTTGTCACGGTGATCACCGTGGCGACGGCAACGTTTGTGCAACAGTCGATCTATAAGGCTACCGCGACTCTCCAGATCGACAAGGCAGAACCCAATATCCTGAAGTTCGATCAAGTCTCACCAACGGCCGACAAGGAAACCGACGACTATTATCAGACGCAATACAAGCTGCTGACAAGCTATTCCCTGGCGGAGCGGATTGTCAAGCTGCTCAGACTTGACGCCAATCCGGAGTTCTCAGGAAAGGGCGCAGCAGGTCCGGCCTCTCCAACGTGGACGTGGCTTGTGGACCTTGTTGGCTCCGTTTATCATCAACCGCCAGCACAGCTATCCCCTGGCGAGACCTCAACGACCGAGTCACCCGTCGTGAAGAGCTTCCTGAAAAAGCTGGAGATCGAACCCGTCAAGAATACCCGTCTTGTAAAGATTTCTTTTCTGAGCGCCTCGCCGGAGCTGTCCGCCCAGGTGGCCAATGCGATGGCGGAAGGCTTTATCGAGCACAGCATCGAGCAAAAAGTGGGCGCGACAAAATACGCCGGCGACTTTCTGGCGAAACAGATCCAGGACGTAAGGGCGAAGCTCGAGGGCTCCGATGAGCTGCTCCAAAAGTTTGCGAAGCAGAAACAATATCTGGTGCTCGATGAAAAACAGGAGCAGACAACCAAGCAGCTCTCGCTGCTGACCGATGCCCTGATGAAGGCGCGCAGTGATCGATTGGCGAAAGAGGGGCTGTATCGACAGACCCAGGGACAGGACTTCCAATCGATCCCATCGGTGTTGGAAAATGCGCTGATCGTTGACTTGAAGAAAGAGTATTACCGTCTGCAAGCGGAATACAGGAAGCTGTCTGAAAAGTTCCTTCCGGACTATCCCACTATGATCGCCCTGAAGAGTAATGTCGAGGAGGTGAAGGGGCGGCTCGACGGCGAGGTCCAAAGAATTGTCGACGGGCTTCGGTCGAGCTATGAGGCGGCTGTGAAAACGGAACATCTGTTACAGGTCTCGGTTGATAAGCAGAAGCAGGTCGCGCTGAAGACGAATGATGATTCCATTCAGTACAACATCCTGAAGCGAGAGGTGGACATCAACCGCGAACTGTATGCCGGCCTGTTGCAGCGCATGAAGGAGACAGCGGTGTCGGCGGGGCTGGATTCCACGAATATTCAGGTCACCGATCGGGCAAAGATCCCCCTCTGGCCTGATCGCCCCAAGAAGCTGCTCAACTTGACACTTGGGATTGTTCTTGGTTTGAGCCTGGGGATCGGTCTCGCCTTCTTTGCCGACTACCTTGACAATACGGTCAATAAGATCGAAGAGGTCGAATCGACGTTTGCGCTGCCGATACTGGGGGCTGTGCCGGCATTAGCCTCCGTCGAACGACGGAAGCGCCTGAAAGGAACGACCAACGGCCAGGCCATCGAATCGTTTGAGCTGGTCATGCATCATGATCAATCCTCGCTGGTCAGCGAGGCCATCCGGAACATCCGGACCTCGCTGCTCTTTTCGCTTCCGGACAACCCTCCGAAGCTGCTACTTGTGACGAGCGCGGAACCGGGCGACGGTAAAACATCGGTGTCGATCAATCTGAGCATTGCGCTGTCGCAACTCGGCGGCGATGTTCTGCTGATCGATGCGGATATGCGCTATCCCGATTGTCACCGACTGTTGGAGCAGGATCGGGCGCCCGGATTGTCGAACTTCCTTGTGGGAGACGCAGAGCTCAGCGCCGCCATCAAACCGACGACGATCCCCAACCTCTATCTGCTGCCGGCAGGACAATCGCCGTTGAACCCGGCGGAACTGCTCGGTTCCGAGCGGATGAAGGCGGCTGTGGACCTGCTGTGCCAGCAGTTCAAACATGTGATCATCGACTCGCCGCCGGTGCTGGGGTTTACTGACAGTGTCCTGCTGTCGACATTTGCTGACGGCACCCTGCTGGTGATCCGCGCAGGTAAAACGGTTCGCGATGCCGCGCAACGGGCGGTGAGAACGCTCGACGCCGTCAACGCGAAAATTCTGGGCGTGGTCCTGAACAACCTGGAAATCCATGGCAACGGCTATTCATACTATCGCGACTATCACGACTACTACCACCGGAAATCGGAGCGACGCGATTCGGTGATGTCCCACCGCGACTCCTAA
- a CDS encoding Polysaccharide biosynthesis/export protein — protein sequence MSDWRIVPGRETVAVIPILSFGVIMMLFGSGCATSSGVSKTEALIASMTRGETKDNLALNSRILAMANPDSLAGDYTLGQGDLLEISVFGIEELSKIKARVSSEGFITLPLAGTVSAGGKSAIALEETIKTALGSKYVRDPQISVFVLEHHSHRISVLGAVKKPGVFEVSGPRSVVDMLAMAEGLTEQSDQVVYLIRKATKSPTASEPPGLQPPATSNGKSAQEAVLEINLEEMLVNGRDELNAPLQSGDVVHVPKAGSFFVGGAVTKPGSYLLKGREVTVDQAIIEAGGVTRVADFEGVKIFRENKGQKKQLIEVSLNEMEQGQKGPLVMKNDVILVSSNGFKSAWFGFLEFIRFGVGASF from the coding sequence ATGTCAGACTGGAGAATCGTACCCGGCAGGGAAACAGTGGCCGTTATCCCGATCCTGTCGTTTGGGGTGATAATGATGCTGTTCGGCTCGGGTTGCGCGACGAGTTCCGGGGTTTCAAAGACCGAAGCCTTGATCGCCAGCATGACCCGTGGCGAAACGAAGGATAACCTTGCCCTGAACAGCCGAATCCTCGCCATGGCAAATCCGGACAGTCTGGCCGGCGACTACACGTTGGGGCAAGGCGATCTCCTGGAGATCTCCGTATTCGGCATTGAGGAGCTCAGTAAGATCAAGGCTCGAGTCAGCTCGGAAGGGTTTATCACACTCCCCTTGGCGGGCACCGTGTCTGCTGGTGGGAAAAGTGCGATAGCGCTCGAGGAGACCATAAAGACGGCGCTTGGCTCAAAGTACGTCCGTGATCCTCAAATCAGCGTCTTCGTACTCGAACATCACAGCCACCGGATCAGCGTCCTCGGGGCCGTCAAAAAGCCGGGTGTCTTCGAGGTCAGCGGACCGCGTTCGGTCGTCGATATGCTGGCAATGGCTGAAGGACTTACCGAGCAGTCCGATCAAGTCGTGTATCTGATCCGCAAGGCGACAAAGTCGCCGACCGCGTCTGAACCGCCCGGCTTGCAACCTCCGGCTACATCGAATGGCAAATCCGCCCAGGAGGCGGTACTCGAAATTAATCTGGAGGAGATGCTGGTCAATGGGAGGGATGAGTTGAACGCTCCCCTGCAGTCCGGAGATGTCGTCCACGTTCCAAAGGCAGGGAGCTTCTTCGTAGGAGGAGCCGTGACGAAACCCGGCTCCTATCTCCTGAAGGGCAGGGAGGTCACGGTCGATCAGGCGATCATCGAGGCCGGTGGCGTTACCCGGGTGGCAGATTTTGAGGGTGTCAAGATATTCCGCGAGAATAAAGGGCAAAAGAAGCAGCTCATTGAGGTCAGTCTCAATGAGATGGAGCAGGGCCAGAAAGGCCCGCTTGTCATGAAGAATGATGTCATTCTGGTCAGCAGTAACGGCTTCAAGTCGGCCTGGTTCGGTTTCCTCGAATTCATCCGATTTGGCGTCGGCGCGTCGTTTTGA
- a CDS encoding fructose-bisphosphate aldolase, with translation MALVSMRQLLDHAAEHGYGVPAFNVNNMEQIQAIMEAAHEVDSPVIMQASAGARKYAGEPFLRHLFLAAAEMYPDIPVVVHQDHGASPAVCIASIRSGFSSVMMDGSLLADGKTPSSYEYNVATTAHIVEVAHAIGVSVEGELGCLGSLETGTGEKEDSHGAEGTLSRDQLLTDPEQAARFVKATKADALAIAIGTSHGAYKFSQKPKGDVLVMERVKEIHARIPDTHLVMHGSSSVPQEWLDVIREFGGDMPQTYGVPIEEIQLGIRHGVRKVNIDTDLRLAATGAIRRDLAQNKKNFDPRKFLTAATKAMRQICKERYEQLGSAGHAGKIRPISLDDMAHRYAKGELDPRVN, from the coding sequence ATGGCACTCGTTTCGATGCGACAGCTACTCGATCACGCCGCCGAGCATGGGTACGGCGTTCCCGCGTTCAACGTGAACAATATGGAACAGATTCAGGCCATCATGGAGGCGGCGCATGAGGTAGACAGTCCTGTCATCATGCAGGCCTCGGCCGGCGCGCGCAAGTACGCCGGTGAACCGTTCCTCCGCCATCTGTTTCTGGCGGCGGCCGAGATGTATCCCGACATCCCGGTAGTGGTCCACCAGGATCACGGCGCATCTCCAGCGGTGTGTATCGCATCGATCCGCTCAGGCTTCAGCAGCGTCATGATGGACGGCTCGCTCCTGGCCGACGGCAAAACCCCGTCGTCGTATGAGTATAATGTTGCGACAACGGCGCATATTGTCGAGGTTGCCCACGCGATCGGTGTGTCGGTGGAAGGAGAGCTCGGTTGCCTCGGTTCTCTCGAAACCGGTACCGGTGAGAAGGAAGACAGCCACGGCGCCGAGGGGACGCTGTCCCGGGATCAACTGCTAACCGACCCGGAACAGGCCGCCCGGTTCGTCAAGGCGACCAAGGCGGATGCCCTCGCCATTGCTATCGGGACCAGCCACGGCGCCTACAAATTTTCCCAGAAGCCGAAGGGCGACGTCCTGGTGATGGAACGGGTCAAAGAGATCCATGCGCGCATCCCGGATACCCACCTGGTCATGCACGGCTCGTCCAGCGTGCCCCAGGAGTGGCTGGATGTTATCCGGGAGTTCGGCGGAGACATGCCGCAGACCTACGGAGTGCCGATTGAAGAGATCCAGCTTGGGATCAGGCACGGCGTGCGGAAGGTCAACATCGACACCGATCTGCGTCTGGCGGCTACCGGCGCTATTCGACGGGATCTGGCGCAGAATAAGAAAAACTTTGATCCGCGTAAGTTTTTAACGGCGGCCACCAAGGCGATGCGGCAGATCTGCAAAGAGCGCTATGAACAGTTGGGGAGTGCCGGTCACGCCGGCAAGATTCGGCCGATCTCGCTGGATGATATGGCGCACCGCTATGCCAAGGGCGAGCTTGACCCGCGCGTCAACTAG
- a CDS encoding Lipoprotein, translating to MRNYRGLLAMVAWGALLSFAACANITVNIYFPEKDVKSAYKSLEEELLQTPKKEQQETPTQPSTSSMRQQQRSLLTVVRAWRMTLVTEAMAQDDLSRRITDEIKGYPEVIAAYKRIGQRLARLNQLRDQGLVGEANDGKATFRANPPQVGEADVALLREENRDREVIINGMARAILTLTKQEGTSANLAKVRTEAAETFASIRRDAAHPGWWIQLPNGTWTRK from the coding sequence ATGCGCAACTACCGAGGACTGCTCGCGATGGTCGCCTGGGGCGCTCTACTCAGCTTTGCGGCATGCGCGAACATTACGGTTAACATCTATTTTCCGGAAAAGGATGTCAAGTCTGCATACAAGTCGCTGGAGGAGGAGTTGCTGCAGACTCCAAAGAAAGAGCAGCAGGAGACCCCGACTCAACCCTCAACGTCCAGCATGCGGCAACAACAGCGATCGCTGCTGACGGTGGTCCGCGCGTGGCGAATGACGCTGGTGACCGAAGCGATGGCCCAGGATGATCTCTCGCGGCGGATTACAGACGAGATTAAAGGCTATCCTGAGGTGATCGCCGCCTACAAAAGGATCGGTCAGCGGCTCGCCCGATTAAATCAGCTTCGAGATCAAGGGTTGGTAGGCGAGGCAAATGACGGGAAGGCGACCTTCCGCGCGAATCCGCCGCAGGTTGGCGAGGCGGACGTGGCGCTGTTGCGGGAGGAGAACAGAGACCGGGAGGTGATAATCAACGGGATGGCCAGGGCGATTCTCACGCTTACCAAGCAGGAGGGAACATCTGCGAACCTGGCAAAGGTAAGGACAGAGGCCGCCGAAACCTTTGCGTCGATCCGCCGTGACGCGGCTCACCCGGGCTGGTGGATACAGCTTCCGAACGGCACCTGGACGCGCAAATGA
- a CDS encoding LuxR family two component transcriptional regulator, with product MSSVIRILIAEDDSELFEVCRKRFSSASDCEVVGHVHNGREVIAAVERLRPDILTIDRESPGIGGLEILPVIRWCSPNTKVIVLSGCDDEATVLEALDLGARGYIVKDDGIDMIKVVRAVQRGEVWARRRVVARLLDRLVCLASLAFQEEGEFAPAPCFVKPIQ from the coding sequence ATGTCATCAGTAATACGTATTCTTATTGCCGAGGATGACTCAGAATTGTTCGAGGTCTGCCGTAAACGGTTCAGCTCGGCGTCGGATTGTGAAGTTGTAGGGCACGTACACAACGGACGTGAGGTGATCGCCGCTGTAGAACGACTCAGACCGGATATCCTGACGATAGATAGAGAGTCGCCGGGTATCGGCGGGCTAGAGATCCTCCCGGTTATCAGATGGTGTAGCCCGAACACAAAGGTGATCGTCCTCTCGGGCTGCGACGACGAGGCAACCGTTCTGGAAGCGCTCGATCTTGGGGCGCGGGGATATATCGTCAAGGACGACGGGATCGACATGATCAAGGTGGTTCGAGCTGTACAGCGTGGGGAGGTATGGGCCAGACGACGAGTTGTGGCGCGCCTGCTTGACCGGTTGGTGTGTCTCGCCAGTCTGGCATTTCAGGAAGAAGGAGAATTTGCACCTGCGCCATGCTTTGTCAAGCCGATTCAGTAA
- a CDS encoding peptidase M48 family protein gives MVEHYPLRKWLVTSCIIVLACIGIAACQTVPFTGRSQLLLLSEADEMQMGIQSYREVVQKSKLSTDLAANDLVKRVGTRIASATGRTDLPWEFVVIDDRQANAFALPGGKVAVYTGILPITKDEAGLAAVLGHEVAHAVARHGAERMSQGLLVQLGLAGTMAAFSKGDPKTVQTVGALLGAGAAVGLTLPWSRSQESEADHLGLIYMAKAGYNPSAARDLWIRMAEASKGHDRPPEFLSTHPSESTRIKQIEAWLPEVSQYYRQNPGTR, from the coding sequence ATGGTTGAACACTATCCTTTGAGAAAATGGCTAGTGACGTCCTGCATTATCGTGCTGGCGTGCATCGGTATCGCTGCCTGTCAGACCGTTCCTTTTACGGGTCGATCTCAGCTCCTGCTGCTCTCAGAAGCCGACGAGATGCAGATGGGGATCCAATCGTACCGAGAGGTGGTGCAGAAGTCCAAGCTCTCGACAGACCTGGCGGCCAACGATCTGGTCAAGCGGGTTGGGACGCGCATCGCGTCGGCGACCGGTCGGACGGACCTCCCCTGGGAGTTCGTCGTGATCGACGATCGGCAGGCCAACGCGTTTGCGCTGCCTGGCGGTAAGGTAGCGGTATATACCGGCATTCTGCCTATCACCAAGGATGAGGCGGGCTTGGCGGCCGTCCTTGGGCATGAGGTCGCCCATGCCGTCGCGCGGCACGGCGCCGAACGTATGAGCCAAGGCCTGCTTGTACAGTTAGGACTGGCCGGCACGATGGCAGCGTTCTCCAAGGGTGATCCGAAGACGGTCCAGACGGTGGGTGCGTTGCTGGGCGCCGGCGCGGCTGTCGGGCTGACGCTTCCCTGGAGTCGCTCGCAGGAATCCGAAGCCGATCACTTGGGGCTCATCTACATGGCCAAGGCGGGGTACAACCCCAGCGCAGCCCGCGATCTGTGGATCCGTATGGCTGAGGCATCCAAAGGCCATGACCGTCCCCCGGAGTTCCTCTCGACTCACCCGTCGGAGTCAACCCGCATCAAGCAGATCGAGGCTTGGCTTCCCGAGGTGTCACAGTACTACCGCCAGAATCCCGGTACGCGATAG
- a CDS encoding fructose 1,6-bisphosphatase has product MSSGLTMNGCLGRDLTLELVRVTEAAALAAGRWMGRGQKDAGDEAAVHAMRAMLRTVDINGVVVIGEGEKDEAPMLFNGEAVGTGQGPAVDIAVDPVEGTSLLAHGRPDSIAVIGVAPRGTMWSPGPGFYMNKLVVGREAREAISPLSLTAPVADTLAAIAAAKHKAVTDLTVFVLDKPRHAELISALRTAGARVLTRTDGDVAGALMAATPGSGVDVLMGIGGTPEGVIAACAVRALGGAMLGQLAPQKPGEREALLAAGLDLDRVLTERDLVCSDDVLFAATGITDGLLMQGVRYADSGSTTHSIVMRGKSRTRRVIQAEHGPNELKTVRLCHQI; this is encoded by the coding sequence ATGAGCAGCGGGTTAACAATGAATGGATGCCTGGGGCGCGACTTAACGCTCGAACTGGTCCGTGTGACCGAGGCCGCCGCATTAGCTGCGGGGCGGTGGATGGGGCGCGGGCAAAAGGACGCAGGCGACGAGGCGGCCGTCCATGCGATGCGGGCAATGCTGAGGACGGTCGATATCAACGGTGTGGTGGTCATCGGCGAGGGCGAGAAAGATGAGGCGCCCATGCTGTTCAATGGCGAGGCGGTTGGGACCGGTCAAGGACCCGCCGTGGACATCGCGGTGGACCCGGTGGAGGGGACCAGTCTGCTGGCGCATGGTCGGCCGGATTCGATCGCCGTGATCGGCGTCGCGCCTCGCGGCACGATGTGGTCCCCCGGTCCCGGCTTTTACATGAACAAGCTGGTTGTCGGACGGGAGGCGCGGGAGGCCATCTCGCCCCTGAGCCTTACCGCGCCGGTGGCCGACACGCTTGCGGCCATTGCCGCAGCAAAGCATAAGGCCGTGACAGACCTCACGGTATTCGTGCTCGATAAGCCCAGGCATGCTGAGCTGATCAGCGCGCTTCGGACCGCGGGCGCGCGCGTCCTGACGCGCACCGATGGCGATGTGGCGGGCGCGCTGATGGCTGCGACGCCCGGCTCCGGGGTGGATGTCCTGATGGGTATCGGCGGGACGCCGGAAGGCGTCATTGCCGCCTGCGCGGTGCGCGCGTTGGGCGGGGCGATGCTGGGCCAACTGGCCCCCCAGAAACCCGGTGAACGCGAGGCATTGCTTGCGGCCGGCCTCGATCTCGACCGGGTTCTCACTGAGCGCGATCTTGTGTGCAGCGATGATGTGTTGTTCGCGGCGACCGGCATTACTGACGGCCTCCTGATGCAGGGCGTGCGGTATGCCGACAGCGGCTCGACCACTCACTCGATCGTCATGCGCGGCAAGAGCCGGACCAGGCGTGTGATTCAGGCAGAGCACGGCCCGAATGAACTGAAGACTGTCAGGTTGTGTCACCAGATTTAG